From the genome of Thermaerobacter marianensis DSM 12885:
CCGAAGGGGCGCCGGCCGAAACCTGGCCCGGCCGGCGGGCCGGGGCAAGGGTGACCCACGTTGCCAACGGCCGGGTCGCTGCACTATGGTCGGAGATGAGCGATCTGCAGGTGACGCAGCAGCTGGGCGTCGTCCCGGCGCCTTCCGCCCCGGGGCCGGCGTAAGGCCCTGGCACCCGGCGTGACGCTGCGGGCGTCATGTCCCGGTGGCGGGCGGGGGAGCAGCCCCGGCCCGTGCGGAGCCGGCTCCCTGCGCCCAGGACCCGGCCGCGGGGTTGGCGACGGGGTCTGGCGTTGAGCGCCCGGCCTGCGGTACGGGGGACCGCGCGGCGGCGTCGGGGCCGGCCCGGGGCCGGGGCGGGCCCCTGAAGACGAGCCGCCGGATCCAGCGCGCGGGACGCCGCCCGGGGAGGCCATCATGGATCCACGCAGTCTTGACCGGCTGGAGTACACGAAGATCCTGGAACTTCTGGCCGACCAGGCCAGTTTTTCTTTGGGCGCCGAGCGTTGCCGGTCCCTGGAGCCCCTGACGGTTCCGGACGCCGTGCGGGAGCGCCAGGCGGAGACGGAAGAAGCCGCCCGCCTGCTGGAGCGGGAAGGGGAGATCCCCCTGGCGGGCCTGGCCGACATCCGCCGGCCCCTGCAGCGGGCGGCCAAGGGCGGCATCCTCTCCCCGGAGGAACTGCTGGCCGTGGCCGGCACGGCCCGGGGCGCCCGGCGCCTGCGGGCTTTCTTGCTCAACCGGGAGCACGCCTACCCGCGCCTGGCGGCCCGGGCGGCCCGGCTGGTTCCCCAGCCCGCCCTGGAGGAAGCCGTGGCCGCCGCCATCGGCGACGACGGCCGGGTGCGGGACGAGGCCAGCCCGCGCCTGGCCAGCCTACGCCGCCGCCTGGCGGACCTGGAGGAAGCCATCCGCCGGCGCCTCGAGGAGATGATTCGCTCGCCCCACTGGGCCGGGGCGCTGCAGGAGCCCCTGGTCACCCAGCGGCGGGGCCGGTTCGTCCTGCCGGTGAAGGCCGAAGCCCGGGCCCAGGTACCCGGGGTGGTCCACGACCAGTCGGCCAGCGGTGCCACCCTGTTCATCGAGCCCATGGCGGTGGTCGAACTCGGCAACCGCCTGCGTGAGGCGGAGGCCGAGGAGCAGGAGGAAGTGGAGCGCATCCTGGGCGAGCTCACCCGCATGGTGGCGGCGGCCGGCGAGGAGCTGGCCGCCACCCTGGAGGAACTGGCCGATCTGGACGCCATCGTCGCCCGCGGGCGGCTGGCCCTGGCCATGCGGGCCGAGCGGCCCGAGACCCTGGACCGGCCGCGGGTCGACCTGAAGCGGGCACGTCACCCCCTGCTGGGTCCTGGGGCGGTGCCCATCGACGTGTGGCTGGGGGAGGGAGCCGGGTTCGACGCGCTGGTGATCACCGGGCCCAACACCGGCGGCAAGACGGTGACGCTGAAGACCGTCGGCCTGCTGGCCCTGATGCACCAGGCGGGCCTGCACGTCCCGGCGGCGCCCGGCAGCGCCCTGGGCGTGTTCCCGCAGATCTTCTGCGACGTGGGCGACGAGCAGAGCATCGAGCAGAGCCTGAGCACCTTCTCGTCCCACATGAGCGCCATCGTGGGGTTCGCCCGGGCGGCCCGGCCCGGAGCCCTGGTGCTGCTGGACGAGATCGGCGCCGGGACGGACCCCGACGAGGGCGCGGCCCTGGCCATCGCGCTGCTGGAGCACTTCCGCCGCCGCGGCTGCCTGGTGGTGGCCACCACCCACTACAGCGCCCTCAAGGCCTACGCCTACCAGCAACCCGGGGTGGAGAACGCCAGCGTGGAGTTCGACGCCGAGACCCTGCGGCCCACCTACCGGCTGTGGATCGGCCTGCCCGGCAAGAGCATGGCGCTGGCCAT
Proteins encoded in this window:
- a CDS encoding endonuclease MutS2, with the protein product MDPRSLDRLEYTKILELLADQASFSLGAERCRSLEPLTVPDAVRERQAETEEAARLLEREGEIPLAGLADIRRPLQRAAKGGILSPEELLAVAGTARGARRLRAFLLNREHAYPRLAARAARLVPQPALEEAVAAAIGDDGRVRDEASPRLASLRRRLADLEEAIRRRLEEMIRSPHWAGALQEPLVTQRRGRFVLPVKAEARAQVPGVVHDQSASGATLFIEPMAVVELGNRLREAEAEEQEEVERILGELTRMVAAAGEELAATLEELADLDAIVARGRLALAMRAERPETLDRPRVDLKRARHPLLGPGAVPIDVWLGEGAGFDALVITGPNTGGKTVTLKTVGLLALMHQAGLHVPAAPGSALGVFPQIFCDVGDEQSIEQSLSTFSSHMSAIVGFARAARPGALVLLDEIGAGTDPDEGAALAIALLEHFRRRGCLVVATTHYSALKAYAYQQPGVENASVEFDAETLRPTYRLWIGLPGKSMALAIAQRLGLPEPILQRAREVMGAGAHRVEELIAAMEADRRAIATLRAEAEARRREAEALRQQRLRELEEQRQEHRARLEALEKEMAFALQEARRQTEGLVGRLRAAMGRLEAALDELARVREALLAGRGAGAGTEGGAADRIGAPGGDDLEAVAAQALEAAQAALEQTRDTLGALEGRTEAVRQRAREARRQARAGAEAALAAGLRPGARVEVLSLRQQGEVLEVPDDPGEPVTVQAGILRMRVPRTDLRLLDEPAAAAAPPGAAAAGSGGADGTRTGPAGPGRPRGRGPEGRNGSGEALERARLMQAKAREFDPEIHLRQLTVDEALARLDKYLDDAILAGAPQVRIIHGKGTGTLRRAVHEFLRRHPAVASYRLGAPNEGGAGATVAVLKDSGL